In Halorhabdus rudnickae, the following proteins share a genomic window:
- a CDS encoding aspartate kinase: MRVVVKFGGTSLGSGERIERAADSIAKVAEQGHEVAVVASAMGSTTDDLLEDIEFEADEADRAEIVSMGERTSVRMLKGALTARGIESEFFEPGGEEWPVITDAYGEVDVEETKKRAHALAGRMKDVVPVISGFIAADHSGDTTTLGRGGSDTTAVMLGRYMDADEVIIVTDVEGVMTGDPRVVEGARNVGEISVDELRNLSFRGAEVVAPSALSYKDGNMDVRVVHYQHDTLLTGGTSIEGEFEKLIDLQENTLCCVTVAGRAIRNQAGILADLSTALAEVDINVEAVSSGMDSITFYLDSEVAEDAEAVLHEQVVDDETLSSITVKHDIAVIRVTGGSLPNQPGAVKQVINPISDAHINLFDVITSATSISVFVPREDREQALSLVQDAL, from the coding sequence ATGCGCGTCGTAGTCAAGTTCGGCGGGACGAGTCTAGGTAGCGGCGAGCGGATCGAGCGAGCCGCGGACTCGATCGCGAAAGTGGCCGAACAAGGCCACGAGGTAGCGGTCGTCGCCAGTGCGATGGGGTCGACGACCGACGACCTGCTCGAGGACATCGAGTTCGAGGCCGACGAGGCCGACCGGGCAGAGATCGTCAGCATGGGCGAGCGCACCTCGGTCCGGATGCTCAAGGGCGCGCTGACCGCCCGCGGGATCGAGTCGGAATTCTTCGAACCCGGCGGCGAGGAGTGGCCGGTGATCACCGACGCCTACGGCGAGGTCGACGTTGAGGAGACGAAAAAACGGGCTCACGCCCTGGCAGGCCGGATGAAAGACGTCGTGCCCGTCATCAGCGGCTTCATCGCCGCGGATCACAGCGGCGATACGACCACGCTGGGCCGTGGTGGCAGCGACACGACTGCCGTCATGCTCGGCAGGTACATGGACGCCGACGAGGTCATCATCGTCACCGACGTCGAGGGAGTGATGACCGGCGATCCCCGGGTGGTCGAGGGGGCCCGCAACGTCGGTGAGATCTCCGTCGACGAACTCCGAAACCTCTCTTTCCGTGGTGCGGAAGTCGTCGCGCCGTCGGCGCTGTCCTACAAGGACGGGAACATGGACGTCCGGGTCGTCCACTACCAGCACGATACCCTCCTGACTGGTGGAACGTCTATCGAGGGCGAGTTCGAGAAACTGATCGACCTCCAGGAGAACACCCTCTGCTGTGTCACCGTCGCCGGCCGAGCGATCCGAAACCAAGCGGGTATCCTCGCAGATCTCTCGACAGCACTGGCAGAGGTGGACATCAACGTCGAGGCGGTCTCGAGCGGGATGGACTCGATCACGTTCTATCTCGATTCCGAGGTCGCCGAGGACGCGGAAGCAGTCCTCCACGAACAGGTCGTCGACGACGAGACACTCTCGAGTATTACCGTCAAACACGATATCGCGGTGATCCGGGTGACCGGCGGTAGCCTGCCGAACCAGCCAGGTGCGGTAAAGCAGGTAATCAATCCGATCTCCGACGCCCACATCAACCTCTTCGACGTCATCACCAGCGCGACCTCGATCTCCGTGTTTGTGCCCCGAGAGGACCGCGAACAGGCACTCAGTCTAGTTCAAGACGCTTTGTAA
- a CDS encoding fibronectin type III-like domain-contianing protein — translation MIRSASPFRIRRLYGSPIVEPSTSTVSSSSDAFAPGETLESTGTVENTSDVVGQDVVQLYVRDFIGSRLRPQKELVGFETVELEPGETAAVTIEIDENDLAFWTAEEEWAAESSAFGLMVAHAADDIVHTERFTLDE, via the coding sequence ATGATCCGTTCGGCGTCGCCGTTCCGGATCCGGCGGCTGTACGGTTCGCCGATCGTCGAGCCATCGACCTCGACTGTCTCATCGTCGTCGGACGCCTTCGCTCCCGGCGAAACGCTGGAGTCGACCGGTACTGTCGAGAACACCAGCGACGTCGTCGGTCAAGATGTCGTCCAGCTGTATGTCCGAGACTTCATCGGGAGTCGTTTGCGGCCCCAGAAGGAACTGGTCGGTTTCGAGACTGTCGAACTCGAACCCGGAGAGACCGCTGCGGTGACGATCGAGATCGACGAGAACGATCTGGCGTTCTGGACCGCCGAGGAGGAGTGGGCAGCCGAATCCAGCGCGTTCGGTCTGATGGTCGCTCACGCTGCCGACGACATCGTCCACACCGAACGATTCACGCTCGACGAGTAG
- a CDS encoding radical SAM protein, which produces MISEGCEQCAKGGKMVIFVYGYCDQRDCFYCPLGENRKNVTDVYANERKVEEDQDLIEEAKRMDALGSSLTGGEPQEVMDRTTRYISLLKDEFGEDHHIHLYTGITGGRENMRRLAEAGLDEIRFHPPLDMWGDLHGTEWEDILYIAREEGITPAFEIPGIRPEDEFVTFVEEGAAEFVNVNEFEMSDGNYRRMQQQGFDLKENHMSAVEGSHDVLDTMAAHPKVYFCTSVFKDAAQHRNRLKRMAKNVRRSFDETTEDGTLVYGKTWVEPERLDELGVPAEYYAEKSEHVELAWWLLEEMIEEGDLEEGEVVEQYPTVDGTVVERTPLPEVSAEQGEIAQQSR; this is translated from the coding sequence ATGATCTCGGAAGGCTGCGAACAGTGCGCCAAGGGCGGCAAGATGGTCATCTTCGTCTATGGCTACTGCGACCAGCGCGATTGTTTCTACTGTCCGCTCGGCGAGAACCGCAAGAACGTCACTGACGTCTACGCAAACGAACGCAAAGTCGAGGAGGACCAAGACCTCATCGAGGAAGCCAAACGCATGGATGCGCTGGGGTCGTCGCTGACTGGGGGCGAACCCCAGGAAGTCATGGACCGCACCACGCGGTACATCTCGCTGCTCAAAGACGAGTTCGGCGAGGACCACCACATCCACCTCTATACGGGAATCACTGGGGGACGGGAGAACATGCGTCGCCTCGCGGAAGCCGGCCTCGACGAAATTCGCTTCCACCCGCCGCTGGACATGTGGGGCGACCTCCACGGCACCGAGTGGGAGGACATCCTCTACATCGCTCGCGAGGAAGGCATTACCCCGGCCTTCGAGATCCCTGGCATCCGCCCGGAGGACGAGTTCGTCACCTTCGTCGAAGAGGGAGCCGCCGAATTCGTCAACGTCAACGAGTTTGAGATGAGCGATGGCAACTACCGCCGGATGCAACAGCAGGGTTTCGATCTGAAAGAAAACCACATGAGCGCCGTCGAGGGGAGTCACGATGTCCTCGATACGATGGCGGCCCACCCGAAGGTCTACTTCTGTACCTCGGTATTCAAAGACGCCGCCCAGCACCGCAATCGGCTCAAGCGCATGGCCAAAAACGTCCGCCGGTCCTTCGACGAGACCACCGAGGACGGCACCCTGGTCTACGGCAAGACCTGGGTCGAACCCGAACGGCTCGACGAACTCGGCGTTCCAGCGGAGTACTACGCCGAAAAGTCCGAGCACGTCGAACTCGCCTGGTGGCTCTTAGAGGAGATGATCGAGGAAGGCGACCTCGAAGAGGGCGAAGTCGTCGAGCAGTATCCGACTGTGGATGGGACAGTAGTCGAGCGGACGCCACTTCCTGAAGTATCCGCCGAGCAAGGCGAAATTGCTCAGCAATCTCGATGA
- a CDS encoding vWA domain-containing protein has product MDHDRRQFLRLGAIGASAALAGCTGLVEGDGPLTEDEDDPERIDDWQYDPAQRTDGLNASGGTALQSTAGSAAESADLGFATGGAKNVADFRRNVEEGYLPVPESLPYEGLFYNYYFDTGGSGECSSLFCPSYATAITEDPLGDSTDRYFTVGLNSTLDTESFERKQLNVVIVLDISGSMGSEFDQYYYDRFGNKHTVEEDDSRSKMAVAKDALVALTEHLEPDDRLGIVLFNHEASVAKPLREVQTTDMDAIRGHVREDIQAGGGTNIADGMSEAADMLGEYSDADPTAVETRQIVVTDAMPNTGQTDDRVLQDRLSGYADDGIHTSFVGVGVDFNPELVDEITAVRGANYRSVHSAEDFESYLGDEFEYMVTPLVYDLSVELDASGATIETVYGSTAAEEATDELLEVNTLFPSPTADGETRGGVVLVKLAGDAEGAELTLRASWEDRSGSTDETTTTVDFPDSSPEHFDNTGIRKAVLLARYADLLKNWMVHERDPERIDVTADDAIDVPPGELPLGEWEQQSQPLSVSDPYESRLRSFREYFQQEVDRIGDDALDREVETMDEILASG; this is encoded by the coding sequence ATGGATCACGACAGACGACAGTTCCTCCGTCTGGGTGCGATCGGTGCCAGCGCGGCGTTGGCGGGCTGTACCGGTCTCGTCGAAGGAGACGGCCCACTGACGGAAGACGAGGACGATCCGGAACGCATCGACGACTGGCAGTACGATCCCGCCCAGCGGACCGATGGTCTGAACGCAAGCGGCGGTACCGCCCTCCAGTCGACCGCCGGGAGCGCAGCCGAAAGCGCCGACCTCGGTTTCGCAACTGGCGGAGCTAAGAACGTCGCCGACTTCCGGCGCAACGTCGAGGAGGGGTACCTTCCAGTCCCCGAGAGCCTCCCCTACGAAGGCCTGTTCTACAACTACTACTTCGACACCGGTGGGTCGGGCGAGTGCTCGTCGCTGTTCTGTCCCTCTTATGCGACGGCGATCACGGAGGATCCGCTCGGGGACTCGACGGATCGCTATTTTACTGTCGGGCTGAATTCGACACTCGATACAGAATCCTTCGAGCGAAAACAGCTCAACGTCGTGATCGTCCTGGACATATCCGGATCTATGGGTTCGGAGTTCGATCAGTACTATTACGACCGATTCGGCAACAAACACACCGTCGAGGAAGACGACAGCCGCTCGAAGATGGCCGTCGCCAAGGACGCCCTCGTCGCGTTGACCGAGCACCTCGAACCGGACGATCGGCTGGGGATCGTCCTGTTCAACCACGAGGCGAGTGTCGCCAAACCCCTTCGAGAGGTCCAGACGACGGACATGGACGCGATTCGCGGGCACGTCCGCGAGGACATCCAGGCCGGCGGAGGGACGAACATCGCCGACGGCATGAGCGAGGCTGCCGACATGCTCGGCGAGTACAGCGACGCCGATCCGACCGCGGTCGAGACCAGACAGATCGTCGTCACCGACGCGATGCCAAATACGGGCCAGACTGACGACCGAGTACTGCAGGACCGCCTTTCCGGCTACGCAGACGATGGGATCCATACGAGCTTTGTCGGCGTCGGCGTCGACTTCAATCCCGAACTCGTCGATGAGATCACGGCCGTTCGAGGGGCCAATTATCGGTCGGTCCACTCCGCCGAGGACTTCGAGTCCTATCTCGGCGACGAGTTCGAATACATGGTGACGCCCTTGGTGTATGACCTCTCGGTCGAACTCGACGCATCCGGGGCCACGATCGAGACAGTGTATGGTTCGACGGCCGCCGAGGAGGCGACTGACGAACTCCTCGAAGTCAACACGCTGTTCCCCTCCCCGACGGCGGACGGTGAAACCCGCGGCGGGGTGGTCCTCGTCAAGCTCGCGGGGGACGCCGAGGGCGCGGAGTTGACCCTTCGGGCGTCCTGGGAGGACCGCTCTGGTTCGACCGACGAGACGACGACCACAGTCGACTTCCCCGATAGCTCTCCCGAGCACTTCGACAACACCGGGATCCGAAAGGCCGTACTGTTGGCCAGGTACGCTGATCTCCTGAAGAACTGGATGGTCCACGAGCGCGATCCCGAACGGATCGATGTCACGGCCGACGACGCCATCGACGTGCCGCCCGGCGAACTCCCGCTCGGCGAGTGGGAACAGCAGTCCCAGCCGCTGTCGGTCTCTGATCCCTACGAGTCTCGGCTCAGGAGTTTCCGGGAATACTTCCAGCAGGAAGTAGATCGGATCGGTGACGACGCCCTCGACCGGGAGGTCGAGACGATGGACGAGATCCTTGCGTCGGGGTGA
- a CDS encoding DUF373 family protein: protein MLLVLCVDLDDDIGRKTGVETPVVGRDAVEGAAVALATADPEDSDANVLFEGIHLHDELREESSESVEVAAVTGTEGSDVVANRAVGEEIDTVLAGLTTGEDIRAIVVTDGAQDESVVPVIRSRIDIDGVRRVVVRQAEDLESMYYTIKQVLNDPETRGTILVPLGILLLIYPLAVLADVMGMPGDALGVASGLLGLYLLSRGLGLGEWLDAAVERARTGLYAGRVTIVTYVVALTLLVIGAASGFEMLTAVREGPGMLGAGETVAAVIAGSIHWLAAAGITSSLGQVTDEYLAGAFRWRYLNAPFYILAIAGVVHAVSLYVLGRVDLSYLAMMLTAGTLLGLFSTLAFAIAESRIGGGEPRVST from the coding sequence ATGCTGTTGGTCCTCTGTGTGGACCTCGACGATGACATCGGTCGCAAGACGGGTGTCGAGACGCCGGTCGTCGGACGCGATGCCGTCGAGGGGGCCGCTGTCGCGCTAGCGACTGCCGATCCTGAGGACAGCGACGCGAACGTCCTCTTCGAGGGGATACACCTTCACGACGAACTCCGTGAGGAGAGTTCCGAGTCGGTTGAGGTCGCCGCGGTCACGGGGACTGAGGGTAGCGACGTCGTCGCCAACCGGGCCGTCGGCGAGGAGATCGACACTGTCCTGGCTGGCCTGACCACTGGCGAGGACATCCGTGCGATCGTGGTCACCGACGGTGCCCAAGACGAGAGCGTCGTTCCGGTCATTCGCTCGCGGATCGACATCGACGGCGTCCGGCGCGTGGTCGTCCGCCAGGCGGAGGATCTGGAGTCGATGTACTACACCATCAAGCAGGTGCTGAACGACCCCGAGACGCGTGGGACCATCCTTGTCCCGCTGGGCATTCTGTTGCTCATTTACCCGTTGGCCGTGCTCGCGGACGTCATGGGTATGCCCGGCGACGCTCTCGGTGTCGCCTCGGGCCTGCTCGGGCTCTATCTCCTCTCGCGGGGGTTGGGGCTCGGCGAGTGGCTCGATGCGGCTGTCGAGCGCGCCCGCACGGGCCTGTACGCTGGACGAGTCACGATCGTCACCTACGTGGTCGCGCTGACACTGCTGGTGATCGGTGCTGCCAGCGGTTTTGAGATGTTGACTGCCGTCCGCGAGGGGCCGGGAATGCTCGGCGCCGGCGAGACGGTCGCCGCGGTGATTGCGGGCTCGATCCACTGGCTCGCTGCTGCGGGGATCACTTCTAGCCTCGGACAGGTCACTGACGAGTACCTCGCCGGGGCGTTCCGCTGGCGATACCTCAATGCCCCGTTTTACATCCTCGCGATCGCCGGTGTCGTCCACGCCGTGAGCCTGTACGTGCTCGGGCGTGTGGACCTCTCGTACTTGGCCATGATGTTGACCGCGGGAACGTTGCTGGGCCTGTTCAGCACGCTCGCGTTCGCGATCGCGGAATCGAGGATCGGTGGGGGCGAACCGCGAGTCAGCACCTGA
- a CDS encoding homing endonuclease associated repeat-containing protein → MTSQSECSHAMREAAERLGKSPTKAEYESLDLLPSASTILRVVGGWSEAKRRPGLETSPSTGTQVESRPDDVDLPDGTNWADLTQGQRRHDKHVEENTERTLKRRKGRRTG, encoded by the coding sequence ATGACGAGCCAGAGTGAATGCAGCCACGCGATGCGGGAAGCGGCCGAGCGTCTCGGCAAGTCCCCGACGAAAGCCGAGTACGAGAGCCTCGATCTGCTGCCGTCGGCATCGACGATTCTTCGGGTCGTCGGTGGGTGGAGCGAGGCGAAACGACGTCCTGGACTCGAAACGAGTCCGTCTACAGGGACGCAGGTCGAGTCGAGACCCGACGATGTCGACCTCCCAGACGGAACGAACTGGGCAGATCTGACGCAGGGCCAGCGGAGGCACGACAAGCACGTCGAGGAAAACACCGAACGGACGCTAAAGCGCCGAAAAGGACGACGAACGGGGTGA
- a CDS encoding metallophosphoesterase family protein, producing MKIAVISDVHSNKVALEAVAADMPEVDRIVSPGDIVGYGPWPGECLEWIRERDVPTVQGNHDRAVATGSYPGFNDMAAAGVEFARERLSAAQREWLGDLPTERQLFDGRVKVVHGHPDNPDHYTYPGEFGPDMLGEEDVLILGHTHVQHHERYDDGIVCNPGSVGQPRDSDPGAAYAILDLDAMTVEQRRVGYDVGAVIDAVAEAGLPRRIGTRLGTGR from the coding sequence GTGAAAATCGCCGTCATCTCCGACGTCCATTCGAACAAGGTCGCCCTCGAGGCCGTTGCGGCCGACATGCCCGAGGTCGACCGAATCGTCTCGCCCGGCGACATCGTGGGCTATGGCCCGTGGCCGGGTGAGTGCCTGGAGTGGATCCGCGAGCGGGACGTGCCGACTGTCCAGGGCAACCACGACCGGGCCGTCGCCACCGGCTCGTATCCGGGATTCAACGATATGGCGGCCGCGGGCGTCGAGTTCGCGCGCGAGCGGCTGTCGGCCGCCCAACGCGAGTGGCTCGGCGACCTCCCCACGGAACGACAGCTCTTCGATGGTCGGGTGAAGGTCGTCCACGGTCACCCCGACAATCCCGATCACTACACCTATCCCGGGGAGTTCGGGCCCGACATGCTCGGCGAGGAAGACGTTCTGATCCTGGGACACACGCACGTCCAGCATCACGAACGATACGACGACGGGATCGTCTGCAATCCCGGTAGCGTCGGCCAGCCCCGGGACAGCGATCCGGGAGCGGCTTACGCCATCCTCGATCTCGACGCGATGACCGTCGAACAGCGTCGCGTCGGGTACGATGTGGGGGCGGTCATCGACGCCGTCGCCGAGGCCGGACTTCCGCGACGGATCGGCACTCGACTCGGGACCGGTCGCTGA
- a CDS encoding helix-turn-helix domain-containing protein, with amino-acid sequence MDRQTIIAELDVSSSRVVLGPTLASDFDVTVYAERLPVSHEGSTWFHVTVLAADFEAFEDALAADPTVAHSEVFAAYGDRRTYRLTIAPDVPVMTEHVASFGDELLDLRSTADGWRVRIRTTDRASIRAFLEFCADHEIDCRLARVFEASEPVGEMALPVEDDAFEVLAAAHEAGYFEVPRATSLAELAEYFNVSESTMSVRLRRALGHVVGSLVADASTDPTETD; translated from the coding sequence GTGGACCGCCAGACCATCATCGCAGAACTGGACGTTTCCTCCTCGCGTGTCGTGCTCGGCCCGACGCTCGCGAGCGATTTCGACGTTACTGTCTACGCCGAGCGATTACCGGTCTCTCACGAGGGTTCGACCTGGTTTCACGTGACCGTTCTGGCCGCAGACTTCGAGGCCTTCGAGGACGCCCTCGCCGCGGACCCGACTGTCGCCCACAGCGAAGTGTTCGCCGCCTATGGCGACCGGCGGACCTACCGACTGACGATCGCCCCGGACGTCCCGGTGATGACCGAGCACGTCGCCAGCTTCGGCGACGAACTGCTCGATCTGCGATCGACGGCCGACGGCTGGCGTGTCCGTATCCGGACGACTGATCGTGCCTCGATCCGGGCGTTCCTCGAGTTCTGTGCCGATCACGAGATCGACTGTCGACTTGCCCGGGTCTTCGAGGCAAGCGAACCGGTCGGGGAGATGGCACTCCCCGTCGAAGACGATGCGTTCGAGGTCCTGGCCGCTGCACACGAGGCCGGCTACTTCGAGGTGCCTCGGGCAACCTCTCTCGCTGAACTCGCCGAGTACTTCAACGTCTCTGAATCGACGATGTCGGTCCGACTCCGGCGGGCGCTCGGCCACGTCGTCGGCAGTCTCGTCGCCGACGCGTCTACCGACCCGACGGAAACCGATTGA
- a CDS encoding IMP cyclohydrolase — MYVGRFVVVAPEVGAYRVSSRSFPNRKAVDRDGTITVAPTAEAPETDNPYISYNAVRLTDRGAVIGNGSHVDPIAEKLALGTPARDALAAPLQALDFEKDDYDTPRIAGIVGVPEDDPTAGEAGAAIGTVRRDALLVEAVEEPTLVATYERDDPVSFDLDSEDATGVAREVYDHEFEHAVCAAGVSGSTGDFETAIVNE; from the coding sequence ATGTACGTCGGACGTTTCGTCGTCGTCGCTCCGGAGGTTGGCGCGTATCGCGTCTCCTCCCGCTCGTTTCCCAACCGGAAGGCTGTCGATCGCGACGGAACGATCACCGTCGCGCCGACGGCCGAGGCCCCGGAGACGGACAATCCCTACATTTCCTACAACGCGGTCCGGTTGACTGACCGCGGCGCAGTGATCGGGAACGGCTCTCACGTCGATCCCATCGCGGAGAAACTCGCGCTGGGGACGCCGGCTCGGGACGCCCTCGCGGCTCCCCTGCAGGCGCTTGACTTTGAGAAGGACGACTACGACACGCCCCGGATCGCGGGGATCGTCGGCGTCCCAGAGGACGACCCCACGGCAGGTGAAGCCGGCGCAGCCATCGGGACCGTCCGTCGTGACGCGCTTCTCGTGGAAGCCGTCGAGGAGCCGACGCTGGTGGCGACCTACGAGCGCGACGACCCGGTCTCCTTCGATCTCGATAGCGAGGACGCCACTGGAGTAGCCCGCGAGGTTTACGACCACGAGTTCGAACACGCGGTGTGTGCGGCCGGCGTTTCGGGATCGACGGGGGACTTCGAGACGGCGATCGTCAACGAGTGA
- a CDS encoding ORC1-type DNA replication protein, which yields MTDDPEEGMLSWDESVFRDEHVFEIDYVPETFRHRSSQMESLKYALRPAVRGSRPLNVIARGPPGTGKTTAIQKLYGELGAQTDVRVAHVNCQVDSTRYAVFSRLFEEVFEYEPPTSGVSFKKLFGQITEKLVEDGQVLAVALDDVNYLFYEGEASDTLYSLLRAHEAHSGAKIGVVVVSSDLDLDVIEALDGRVQSVFRPEEVYFPKYDEPEIADILEERVDRGFHEGVVDAPVLDRVAELTAEQGGDLRVGIDLLRRAGLNAEMRASKQVEDEDVAQAYEKSKHVHLSRYLEGLSANERALLDVVADHDGERAGEIYEFFQAETDLGYTRYSEIINKLDQLGLIEATYTSVDGRGRSRELSVQYAPEAIKDRL from the coding sequence ATGACCGACGACCCCGAGGAGGGGATGCTCTCCTGGGACGAGTCCGTCTTCAGAGACGAACACGTCTTCGAGATCGACTACGTCCCCGAAACGTTTCGCCATCGGTCGAGTCAAATGGAGAGCCTGAAGTACGCCCTCCGGCCGGCGGTTCGGGGCTCACGACCGCTGAACGTCATCGCGCGCGGACCGCCGGGGACCGGCAAGACGACTGCGATCCAGAAGCTCTACGGGGAACTGGGCGCTCAGACTGACGTCCGGGTCGCCCACGTCAACTGCCAGGTGGACTCGACGCGATACGCGGTGTTCTCGCGGCTGTTCGAGGAGGTATTCGAGTACGAACCGCCCACCAGCGGCGTTTCGTTCAAGAAGCTGTTCGGCCAGATTACCGAGAAACTCGTCGAGGACGGCCAAGTCCTGGCGGTGGCCCTAGACGACGTGAACTATCTCTTCTACGAGGGCGAAGCCTCGGACACACTCTATTCGCTGTTGCGTGCCCACGAGGCCCATTCGGGGGCGAAAATCGGCGTTGTCGTCGTCTCCTCGGACCTCGATCTGGACGTCATCGAGGCGCTGGACGGGCGCGTCCAGAGTGTCTTCAGACCCGAGGAAGTCTACTTCCCGAAGTACGACGAACCCGAGATCGCGGACATCCTCGAGGAACGGGTCGACCGGGGCTTCCACGAGGGGGTCGTCGACGCACCCGTGCTCGACCGGGTCGCGGAACTCACTGCCGAGCAGGGAGGTGATCTCCGTGTCGGGATCGACCTCCTTCGTCGGGCCGGGTTGAACGCCGAGATGCGGGCCAGCAAGCAGGTCGAGGACGAGGACGTTGCCCAGGCTTACGAGAAGTCCAAACACGTCCACCTCTCGCGATACCTCGAGGGACTGTCGGCCAACGAACGGGCGTTGCTGGACGTCGTTGCCGACCACGACGGAGAGCGGGCGGGCGAAATATACGAGTTCTTCCAGGCGGAGACCGATCTGGGTTATACGCGCTACTCGGAGATCATCAACAAACTCGACCAGCTGGGGCTGATCGAGGCAACCTACACGAGTGTCGACGGGCGCGGCCGTTCGCGGGAACTCTCCGTCCAGTACGCACCCGAGGCGATCAAAGACCGACTGTAA
- a CDS encoding helix-turn-helix domain-containing protein, with product MSLVCEFTLVSDALPLTDVVSTLETDVNVERVITESPARPHIVVSKHDFAPDRLEAALGNGSGVINVVSLESTFEETRARVTVDRPVPDVYERLVSLRTYPEGATVTERGWRARTHFASRDDLAAFREACIESGIEFHLTRLFEARADTTDAYGLTPSQHDALVAAFEAGYFAVPREATLADLADELDTTTSALSELLRRGQQQLLSQTVVHPADF from the coding sequence ATGAGTCTGGTCTGTGAGTTCACGCTGGTCAGCGATGCTCTCCCGCTGACGGATGTCGTATCGACACTCGAGACAGACGTCAACGTGGAGCGTGTGATCACCGAGAGTCCGGCACGGCCCCATATTGTGGTCTCGAAGCACGATTTCGCGCCTGACCGTCTCGAGGCGGCGCTGGGGAACGGATCGGGGGTGATCAACGTCGTCAGCCTCGAATCGACGTTCGAGGAGACGCGCGCCAGAGTGACCGTCGACCGACCGGTTCCGGATGTCTACGAGCGGTTAGTCTCGTTGCGGACATATCCGGAAGGGGCGACGGTGACCGAGCGCGGGTGGCGCGCCCGGACGCACTTCGCGAGTCGCGATGACCTGGCGGCGTTTCGAGAGGCTTGCATCGAGTCAGGCATCGAGTTTCACCTGACGCGATTGTTCGAGGCGCGAGCCGACACTACGGACGCGTACGGGTTGACACCGAGTCAGCACGACGCGCTTGTGGCCGCCTTCGAGGCGGGGTACTTCGCGGTGCCCCGTGAGGCGACACTGGCTGATCTCGCAGACGAACTGGACACGACGACCTCGGCACTTTCGGAGTTGTTGCGCCGCGGCCAACAGCAGTTACTGTCCCAGACAGTCGTCCATCCGGCCGATTTTTGA
- a CDS encoding aminopeptidase has product MDPRIREHAQLIADAIDLSAGDNFLIKSEPAAEDLVVALYEVAGDRGAHPVAIRTNRSGRAIRNYLQAADAADVDFETPPHEEALVEAADCHAVIRAHANVTELEDVPPAVNSDYEKAHQPILNERLTDRWTLTQHPTPADAQLAEMSTEAYENFVYDAILKDWDEQRAFQSQMVDILEDASEVRIVSGDTTDVTMSVAGNHVINDTDSHNLPGGEVFTAPIPDSVEGEVLFDKPVYRRGREITDAQLVFEDGAVVEHSASKNEDLLSSILDTDEGARRLGELGIGMNRDIDQFTYNMLFDEKMGDTVHMAVGRAYEDNVGEGNEQNESAQHVDMIVDMSEDSFIEVDGKIVQRNGTFRFEDGFDD; this is encoded by the coding sequence ATGGATCCACGTATCCGCGAGCACGCACAGCTGATCGCCGACGCGATCGATCTCAGCGCCGGTGACAACTTTCTCATCAAGAGCGAACCAGCGGCCGAGGACCTCGTCGTCGCGCTCTACGAGGTCGCCGGCGACCGCGGTGCCCACCCCGTCGCGATCCGCACCAACCGTAGCGGGCGCGCCATCCGGAACTACCTCCAGGCCGCCGACGCCGCCGACGTGGACTTCGAGACGCCACCCCACGAGGAGGCACTGGTCGAGGCCGCGGACTGTCACGCCGTGATCCGCGCCCACGCGAACGTCACCGAGTTGGAAGACGTTCCCCCCGCGGTCAATTCCGACTACGAGAAGGCACACCAGCCGATTCTCAACGAGCGGTTGACCGACCGCTGGACGCTTACCCAGCACCCGACGCCTGCCGACGCCCAGCTCGCCGAGATGAGCACCGAAGCCTACGAGAATTTCGTCTACGACGCGATCCTCAAAGACTGGGACGAGCAGCGGGCGTTCCAGTCACAGATGGTCGATATCCTGGAAGACGCGAGTGAGGTCCGCATCGTCAGCGGCGACACCACCGACGTCACCATGTCGGTCGCCGGTAACCACGTCATCAACGACACGGACAGCCACAACCTCCCCGGTGGCGAGGTATTCACCGCGCCGATCCCCGACAGCGTCGAGGGCGAGGTGCTCTTCGACAAGCCCGTCTACCGCCGGGGTCGGGAGATTACTGACGCCCAACTGGTCTTCGAGGACGGTGCGGTCGTCGAACACAGCGCCTCGAAGAACGAGGATCTCCTTTCGAGCATCCTCGACACCGACGAGGGCGCGCGTCGCCTTGGCGAGCTTGGAATCGGGATGAACCGCGACATCGACCAGTTCACGTACAACATGCTCTTCGACGAGAAGATGGGCGACACCGTCCACATGGCGGTCGGGCGCGCCTACGAGGACAACGTCGGCGAGGGCAACGAGCAAAACGAGTCGGCCCAGCACGTCGACATGATCGTCGACATGAGCGAGGACAGCTTCATCGAAGTCGATGGCAAGATTGTCCAGCGAAACGGGACGTTCCGCTTCGAAGACGGCTTCGACGACTGA